The DNA window TTTCGCGGTGGTGGAACTCATTGCCAGGCTGGAAGCGTTGCTGCGCCGGCCGGTAGAATCGCGCGAGACAACGCTGCGGGTGGGGCAGCTGGAACTCGATCTGATCGAGCGCACCGCCAAACGCGGCGATCGCGAGATCGATTTGCTGCCGCGCGAGTTTCGCCTGCTTGAGTACATGATGCAGCGCAGCGATCAGTTACTGACCCGAGCCATGCTGCTCGAGGAGGTCTGGAACTACAAATTCGTTCCGGCAACCAATCTTGTTGACGTGCATATGGGCCGTCTGCGCCACAAGGTAGACGGGCCCGGCGAGACCCCCATGATCCACAATGTCCGCGGAGCGGGGTTCATTCTTCGCGCCGGGCCATAACATCCAGGTGGCCGGGGGCGATAGGCTGCGGTTGACCTTGAGCAGAGATATCGGGTGACGAAATCCGATGCGTCAACCGCAGTTCATGCGCTCGAACACCTTCCACTGGGCCTTTATCGTCGCCGGGGTGTTCGCGGTCTTCGTCACCGTGCTGTTCGGATTTATCTCCTGGAAGATCGACGACTATCTCACGGCGCGATCCGATCGCGTGATCACAGCGCAAATGGACGGCATTGCCGGCCTGCCGCCCCACCGGCGGCTCGAGGCAATCGATGAGCGCCTGAGGCAGGATCCCCGGGGCGTGCAGCTCGCGGCGATATTTGCCGCCGACGGTCACCGCATCACCGGCAATCTCGAGAGCCTGCCGCCGCATCTGCGGATCGACGGCCCGGCCCAACGCACCGACATCGTCAGGACGGATCGAAACGGCGGAGAGCGCCAGATCGTCCGCGCGATCGGCCGACGCATGCAAAACGGCGACGTGCTGGTGATCGGGCGAAACGTCGATGAAGCCCGCGAAATCTCGCGCGTCGTCGACGAGGCGCTGTCGCTCGGTCTGCTGCCGGCCTTTTTCCTTTGCCTGTTGGCCGGCGCGTGGCTGAGCGTGCGTGCCCAGCGGCGGGTCGAGGAGGTCAACCAGCGGGTCCAGCGCATCATCGCCGGCGATCTGCGCGAGCGGCTGCCGCACCGGACCGTCGACGAGCCGTTCTCGAGACTCGCGATCATCGTCAACGGCATGCTCGACGAAATGGAAGCGATGATCCATGCGCTTGCCAACGTCGGCAACGACATCGCCCATGACCTGCGAACGCCGTTGACACGCGTGCGGCTCGCGCTCGAGCGCGGCCGCAACAACGCAACGACGCCGGAGCAGATTCAGGCCGTCGCGGACAAGGCGATCGGGGGTATCGATCAGTCGCTGGCCATCATCACGGCCTTGCTGCGTCTGGCGGAGATCGAGAACAGCCGGCGGTCCGCGGCCTTCGGCAGCGTTCCGCTGCATGAGATGCTGCGGGAGGTATGCGACATTTACGAACCGATCGCCGAAAACAAAAATATCGCCTTGCGTGTCCGGGCGACGCACCGGCTGACAGTGCGCGGCGACCGGGATCTGTTGATCGAAGCGGTCGCCAACCTGGTCGACAACGCCATCAAGTTTACGCCGGAAGGCGGCAAGGTGGACATCGAACTTCTACGCAGGAATGGCGAGACCGTCGTGCGCGTGACCGATACCGGCCCCGGCATCATCGAACAGGAGCGCGAGGCGGTGCTGCGGCGTTTCTACCGCTCCGACAAGATGCGCAATACGCCGGGCGTGGGTCTTGGACTGAGTTTGGTGGCCGCGATCGTAAAATTGCACGGCTTTCGGCTGGCGATTTCCCCCGGCCCGGGTTGCCGGGTCGAGATCATTTGTCCAGGCCGAGAGGGTGAGAAGGGGCAATTGGCTCGGCTCGCGAAGGACCTGGACGCAAGCTGATCGTTACTATCCGCCGTTCGAACCGGGAATGCGCGCGCGCTGACGATGCTGATCGCGACGATCATCGAATTGTACGCAGCGCCGCGGCGTGCATTCGAGACCCGACCCCGTGCCATTCAACGTGGCGCCCGTATCAACCGGGCGTGAAGAGAATGAAATCGTATTTAATGGAAACCGGTATCGTCCGGCTTATAGTTGTCGCGGATGCACCACCGGGAGCGAGTCATTATCGCTTCATTGTCGATGTGGCGTCCATGCGCTCAATTTCAGTGGAGTGAATCCATGCGCGCACCTTTTCTCGCCATAGCAGTCCTAGGCAGCGCCCTCGTTTCGGGCAATGCCTTCGGCAATGATACTCCGATCAGAGGCCCCGGCTTCACGGTGTACGGTAACGCGCCAATTGGTCATCTGCAGCCTCGCGCCCAGCAGTTTTCTCCGAATTCGCCGGCGGCAGAAACCGAACAAGAGCTGTTGTCGAGGTTCAATGCCCAGCAGCAGAAGCAGGACCAAGAACTCGACAAGAGTTTGAACATCTGCCGCTGCTGATCGCCGTTTCTACAAAACGATGACACATATGAGCTGATCATCCCGACGAACGCCGCGACCCATAATTTTTGCGAGCGGGATAGAAACCCATCGAACGTTGACGGATCTGAATTTGATCGCAGGGGGTTGCCGGACTTACGTCGGCAGGGATGCACCCGAATATCAAGAGCAATCCGGGATTGGCATTTTCTGATTTTTCGAAGCGTGAATCCCAGAGAAGGATCAATGGAGAACCCAGATTATGACCATATCTAAAATCCTCCGGGCGGCGGTATTCCTGTCCATGATGACGGCGACGCCGGTGTTCGCGCAGGCGGCTATCCAGGAGCCCGGCGCGTTCGCATTTTACCATCCCGACGCCGACGTTCTGCACGCCGGCCGGCCCACGCCGGCCGAAACCGGCGGCGCCATGGCGTCGGCGCCGTTCGGCGGCAGCAACGCCTATGCCTCCATGGATAGCGGCGCCGGCTCATCCTCATGCGCCCGGCGTTACCGTTCCTACGATCCGGCATCGGGCACGTTCCTGGGCTATGATGGCAAGCGGCATCCCTGCCAGTGATGCGGCACCGGGAGACGGGAAAGGCGGCAAAATGGGCCGTCTTTTCGCCGTGTAGGCCCAATTATCAGGTTTTTGGGCCCGTCGGACCCGTGGCGGGCGGTATCGCCTGGCGGTGCCACCGCCCCGAGGCCGCCCTCTGAGACATGGGTTGACCCATGTGATGTGTTGCCTTGCCGGGCGGTTGCGATTAAAAGCCCTTCTTCCAATGGAAAGATCAGGCGATGGCCCATAATTTCGCTATCAATGACGACGTTCATCACCAGCTTCAGGGGCCGCAGGGACGCGCCGTCGTCAAGCAGCGCAGCATCTATACCATCGTCACATGCCTGCCGATCGAAGCCGATGGACGCCCGCGCTACCGCATCAAGAGCAAGACCGAGAATATCGAGCGCGTGGTGACCGAGGAGCAGATCAGCCGGCTGGATTGATCCGGCCCCTGTTCGCTTTTGACGTTATCGACATCGGATAGCTTATCCCTTGCTATATCGGGATTAGTGGTGTAGACGCCTCTCATTCGAATAGTCGATTTGCTTGTTGATCGCGCCGAACCGGCCCTACTCCCCAAGACATCGCTGAAATCGGATCAAGCCCGCGCGAAGGTCGTGCGGGCACAGCGCGCGTTTGCGCATCTTGGAGAAACTAAAATGGCTACCGGAACAGTTAAGTGGTTCAACGCGACCAAGGGCTTCGGCTTCATTCAGCCGGACGATGGCGGCAACGACGTGTTCGTGCACATCAGCGCCGTCGAGCGTGCAGGCATGGGCTCGCTCAACGAAGGCCAGAAGCTTTCGTACGAGTCGAAGCTCGACAGCGCGCGCGGCAAGACCAGCGCGGAAAACCTTCGCGCCATGTAAGGCCAGTCGATCAGGAGATTTCCGCGGATGTACCGGGATCTCTCATTCGACAGCGCCCCCGTTTGCCCGGGGTAAGATAAGATGATTGAAGCCCATCGGCGAAAGCCGGCGGGCTTTTTTCGTGGACGGCAGCATGTTTTCCAGGTGGCTTAACGCGGCCGGCGAGCAATCGCTTGCTCCTGGAAGGCGAAGTTGCTGTCCGTTTTACTTCGCCACACGCACCGGATGGGCCAGAGCCGAGCGCGCGAATTTCTTGAGCCCCATCGGCTTCCCGAACAGATAGCCCTGGACCATGTCGAAGCCCATTTCGTTCGCCGTGACAAAATCGGCGCGGGTCTCGACCCCCTCCGCAACGACCCGGGTGCTGTACCCCCTGGCGAGTTCGATGATGTGACGGCAGACCGTCTGTTTCAGCCGGTCGTTGGCGCAGCCGGTGACGAACTGCCGATCGACCTTCAGTTCGGCAAAGGGGAAGGCGTCGAGCCCCATCAGCGCCGGCCAGTCGGCGCCGAGATTGTCGATCGAGACCGCGACATTGTGAAAGCGCAGTTCCTTGGCGGCATCGATCACCAGATCCAGATCTTGAATGGCCTCGGCGCTGCTAATCTCGACGAGCAGTCCGCCGAATGCCGGATGCGCCGGCATCTTCCGGCAGAGATCGCGCACGATTTGCCGGTCCTTGAGAAACGAGACCGGCAGGTTGATCGAAATATCGGTCGCGCTTTGTTGTTGGAGCAGGTAGCGCCAATCCTCCCCAACGCGGTCGATCACGAAATCCGACAGGCGCAGCAAATGCGGATCGTCGTCCGCCGGGATGAAATAGGCGGGCGGGACGACGCCCCAGGTCGGATGCCGTATCCGCACCAGCGCCTCGGCGCCGCTGCGAACGAGGGAACGGGCGTCAATCTTCTGCTGATACCACAATTCGAGCCAGCCGGCGTGCAACGCCTCGGACACGTGGACCGCCGGGCTGGGGGCCGGCTCCCCCGGAAGAAGCGTGGTGACCCGCTCGCGCAAGGTCCCGGCGGCGAATGGCGTGGTTAGCGGGGGCAGCATGGCGAGGCCGTATTCCGCGCCGACCTGCTGCACGGCCCTAACGATGACCGACTCCCGGGCGCCTATGGCAAGAATCTTGCCGCCGAATTTCCGGCGCACCAGTATTTCGAGGATTTTGCCGGCTTCGATCCCATCGACCGATAGTCCGAGGACGATGAGATCCGGAAGCTGAGTCTCGAGAATCATGCCCAGTTCATCGGCCTTTGCGCACTCGCTGGTGACGAAGCCGAGATCTTCGAGCACGTCGGTAAGGAAGGCCCGAAGATGCTTCTTGCTGTCCGCAACGCAGGCCCGAGGTGTCACCTTTCGGCGTCCGAAGGTTTTGCTTTCCGCTGGATCGTCGCCGAATATCTCGCTCGCCATCGCTAATCTCCGCCCCGATGAGACGTTCTTAGCGGCGCGCATGGTTTCAAATATGGAGATTTTAGGCGCAGAGTTGAATTATTCGGGTAACGTTAAACCGCGCAGGAAGAATAAAATTGCTGCAGATTTTGTCTAAAATTGAAATAATCAGATCAAGTCTGGCAGACTTGGGCGACCGTCCGACGGCCGTCGGTTGCGCAAATTGCCTGCCGCCCGTGCTTCGCGGGCGGCAGCGACTAGGATCGAGTTCACGCCCAACAGCGCGCATGAGGCAATGGGCTTTGGGGTTTGATTCGACGCGGCGGTGACGGCGACCGCGGTGTCGCCTATTGCGCCTTCTCGTGCTGCGCGATGCCGACCGCCTTGTAGTCGTAGGTGGGATAGAATTCGGTGTGATAGCTGCCCCAGGCGGTGTTCTCGAAGATGCGGTTGACCTCGCGAAGCCGGGACGCCGGAAGCCGCAGCGTGACGACCTGTCCGATCCCCATCATCACGTACCAGCTAACGACCTCGATGCCGGGCGGCGGAAAGGCTTTGTAATAGCCTTGCTTCTCGAGTTGCGCGTTGAGTTCGCTTAACGGGCGCGACTGGTCGTGCTTCAGGAATATCGTGACCATCACGGCGTTGTCCGCTGTCGGTGCCGCGTTCTCGGTCGGCGGTGTTGCGGTCTGGGCTCCGGCGCCCGAAACGAACGCCAACACGCCAGCCAGCGCCGCCGCGGCTATCAGTAATCGCACCGGCACTGATCCGATC is part of the Bradyrhizobium erythrophlei genome and encodes:
- a CDS encoding response regulator transcription factor is translated as MAKVLLIEDDGETAEEITAELADRGFDVEWSANGIDGLDKARSLRPDAMIVDRLLPGMDGLTIIEALRKEQVRTPVLVLSALGAVDDRVRGLRMGGDDYLTKPFAVVELIARLEALLRRPVESRETTLRVGQLELDLIERTAKRGDREIDLLPREFRLLEYMMQRSDQLLTRAMLLEEVWNYKFVPATNLVDVHMGRLRHKVDGPGETPMIHNVRGAGFILRAGP
- a CDS encoding sensor histidine kinase; amino-acid sequence: MRQPQFMRSNTFHWAFIVAGVFAVFVTVLFGFISWKIDDYLTARSDRVITAQMDGIAGLPPHRRLEAIDERLRQDPRGVQLAAIFAADGHRITGNLESLPPHLRIDGPAQRTDIVRTDRNGGERQIVRAIGRRMQNGDVLVIGRNVDEAREISRVVDEALSLGLLPAFFLCLLAGAWLSVRAQRRVEEVNQRVQRIIAGDLRERLPHRTVDEPFSRLAIIVNGMLDEMEAMIHALANVGNDIAHDLRTPLTRVRLALERGRNNATTPEQIQAVADKAIGGIDQSLAIITALLRLAEIENSRRSAAFGSVPLHEMLREVCDIYEPIAENKNIALRVRATHRLTVRGDRDLLIEAVANLVDNAIKFTPEGGKVDIELLRRNGETVVRVTDTGPGIIEQEREAVLRRFYRSDKMRNTPGVGLGLSLVAAIVKLHGFRLAISPGPGCRVEIICPGREGEKGQLARLAKDLDAS
- a CDS encoding BA14K family protein, whose protein sequence is MTISKILRAAVFLSMMTATPVFAQAAIQEPGAFAFYHPDADVLHAGRPTPAETGGAMASAPFGGSNAYASMDSGAGSSSCARRYRSYDPASGTFLGYDGKRHPCQ
- a CDS encoding cold-shock protein, with protein sequence MATGTVKWFNATKGFGFIQPDDGGNDVFVHISAVERAGMGSLNEGQKLSYESKLDSARGKTSAENLRAM
- a CDS encoding EAL domain-containing response regulator, with protein sequence MASEIFGDDPAESKTFGRRKVTPRACVADSKKHLRAFLTDVLEDLGFVTSECAKADELGMILETQLPDLIVLGLSVDGIEAGKILEILVRRKFGGKILAIGARESVIVRAVQQVGAEYGLAMLPPLTTPFAAGTLRERVTTLLPGEPAPSPAVHVSEALHAGWLELWYQQKIDARSLVRSGAEALVRIRHPTWGVVPPAYFIPADDDPHLLRLSDFVIDRVGEDWRYLLQQQSATDISINLPVSFLKDRQIVRDLCRKMPAHPAFGGLLVEISSAEAIQDLDLVIDAAKELRFHNVAVSIDNLGADWPALMGLDAFPFAELKVDRQFVTGCANDRLKQTVCRHIIELARGYSTRVVAEGVETRADFVTANEMGFDMVQGYLFGKPMGLKKFARSALAHPVRVAK